From one Dehalobacter sp. 12DCB1 genomic stretch:
- a CDS encoding DEAD/DEAH box helicase family protein: MPANFEFLEGQKEYQLFAPACIEAERVLTTSPAMAAVGSRKAFELAVKWVYSADNTISMPYKDNLQALIHEPTFRFAVDNITWNKLPYIIKLGNLAVHTEKAISRSDAILSLASLFEFVQWIDYCYGAQYEERSFEETKIPGEKIIIDETRIKEKESLIEQKDSEIQALRAQIAGLSSQLTADKQQHKEERQFNPEDISEFLTRKKYIDVDLKLLGWVFGDDVREEVELVGMPNPEGKGYADYVLYGKDGLPLAVIEAKRTSKDPKIGTQQAKLYADCLEKMTGRRPMMFITNGFETYLWDDVTSPQRKVSGVFAKADLEKLMNRRQERKSLNEIVIDDKITDRYYQKEAIRAVCENIETGHRRSLLVMATGTGKTRTASSLTDVLSRGGYVTNILFLADRTALVKQAKDDFKTYLPDMSLCNLQSNKEDKSSRIVFSTYPTMLNSINSAKTEEGQRLFTPAHFDLIIIDEAHRSIFKKYRAIFEYFDAFLVGLTATPRTEVDHNTYDFFEMERGVPTYAYDYETAVETDHVLVPYHNIEVKTRFLEEGIAYDDLPEEDKARFEEDFTDEDGEMPDFIPSPAINDFIFNQSTVDTVLEDLMIKGLKVAGGDRLGKTIIFAQNKMHAQYIIERFNKLYPQYHGSFAKRIVCDDSYAQTLIIDFKIAARDPHIAVSVDMLDTGIDVPEILNLVFFKRVRSKIKFWQMIGRGTRLCPNLFGENQDKTYFLIFDYLGNFEFFRTNKDGLIGSESPSLSEVIFAKRIRLIHLLQQSAFIDAPYQEIRNSLIQTVLNQINALNPELVSVKLQLQYVEKYKQQEAFICLSDRDKHDLTQYLAPIVYLDDLDEYAKRFDNLIYGLMIAQIEGLGQFQKGKKELIIICIKLGKRMTIAQIKEKVELIHTTTTDEFWETSDSVNFEKVRVELRDLIKFLFDDGPNKNPIYTNLKDDILMVKEGDPLGPAYDFKDYKLKVNRYIEQHKDHIAIYKLRNNIQLTTKDYQSLEHILTGELGTAEDYKREYQDTPFGLLVRKIAKMEYEAAVAAFSEFINDQSLNHSQTVFVKKIVNHIVQNGYIDSVSELMKPPFDKPQSFIKLFDGAKQKRIVEAVTSIKDNAVKVIG; the protein is encoded by the coding sequence ATGCCTGCAAACTTTGAATTCCTAGAAGGTCAAAAAGAATATCAACTCTTCGCCCCAGCCTGTATCGAAGCGGAACGGGTACTGACTACCTCTCCGGCCATGGCGGCAGTAGGCAGTCGCAAGGCCTTTGAGCTGGCGGTCAAATGGGTATATTCTGCGGATAACACCATCTCCATGCCGTATAAGGATAATTTGCAGGCACTCATTCACGAACCGACTTTTCGTTTTGCAGTGGACAATATCACCTGGAATAAGCTGCCCTACATTATTAAACTCGGCAACCTTGCCGTACACACGGAAAAAGCGATCAGCCGCAGTGATGCGATTCTTTCTTTAGCATCCTTGTTTGAATTTGTGCAATGGATCGATTATTGCTATGGCGCACAATATGAAGAACGGTCTTTTGAGGAAACCAAGATCCCAGGCGAAAAGATCATCATCGATGAAACCAGGATTAAGGAAAAAGAAAGCCTGATTGAGCAAAAGGATTCGGAAATCCAAGCCTTGCGGGCGCAGATTGCCGGCTTGAGCAGTCAGCTTACTGCAGATAAGCAGCAGCATAAGGAAGAACGGCAGTTTAATCCTGAAGATATCTCCGAATTCCTAACCCGCAAAAAATATATTGATGTAGATTTAAAGCTCTTGGGATGGGTATTCGGCGACGATGTCCGAGAAGAAGTAGAACTTGTTGGTATGCCTAACCCGGAAGGCAAAGGTTACGCCGACTACGTGCTTTACGGTAAAGACGGTTTGCCACTGGCTGTCATTGAGGCCAAACGGACTTCCAAAGATCCCAAGATCGGCACCCAGCAGGCCAAGCTTTATGCTGATTGCCTGGAGAAAATGACCGGCAGAAGGCCGATGATGTTTATCACCAATGGCTTTGAGACCTATCTTTGGGATGATGTTACTTCGCCCCAGCGAAAGGTGAGCGGGGTATTTGCCAAAGCGGATTTGGAAAAGCTCATGAACCGCCGCCAGGAACGCAAATCCTTAAATGAGATCGTAATTGACGATAAAATTACCGACCGCTATTACCAAAAAGAGGCCATCCGCGCGGTTTGTGAGAATATCGAAACTGGACACCGCCGATCCTTATTGGTCATGGCCACCGGAACAGGGAAGACCAGGACAGCTTCCAGCTTAACCGATGTCTTATCTCGTGGCGGCTATGTCACCAATATCTTATTTTTAGCGGATCGTACAGCCTTGGTGAAACAGGCGAAGGATGACTTTAAGACGTATCTTCCGGATATGTCGCTGTGCAACCTCCAGAGCAACAAAGAAGATAAGAGTTCCCGCATCGTCTTTTCCACTTATCCGACGATGCTGAATTCTATCAATTCAGCGAAGACCGAGGAGGGGCAGCGGTTATTTACCCCGGCTCATTTTGATTTGATTATCATTGATGAAGCCCATCGCAGTATCTTTAAAAAATACCGGGCGATCTTTGAATATTTTGATGCTTTCCTGGTCGGACTTACGGCTACGCCAAGAACAGAGGTTGACCATAACACCTACGACTTTTTTGAAATGGAAAGAGGCGTTCCTACTTACGCCTATGACTATGAAACGGCTGTGGAGACGGACCATGTACTCGTGCCCTATCATAATATCGAAGTCAAAACGAGGTTTCTGGAGGAAGGGATCGCTTATGATGACCTTCCCGAAGAAGACAAGGCCCGTTTTGAAGAGGATTTTACCGATGAGGACGGGGAGATGCCTGATTTTATACCGTCTCCGGCGATCAATGATTTTATCTTTAACCAGTCTACCGTCGATACCGTCCTTGAAGATCTGATGATCAAAGGGCTAAAGGTTGCAGGTGGGGATCGTCTCGGGAAAACCATTATTTTTGCTCAAAACAAAATGCACGCGCAATATATCATCGAGCGATTTAATAAACTCTATCCCCAATATCATGGGAGCTTTGCGAAGCGAATCGTTTGTGATGACAGCTATGCACAAACCCTCATCATTGATTTTAAAATCGCGGCAAGAGATCCACATATTGCTGTATCGGTGGACATGCTGGATACCGGTATCGATGTGCCGGAAATCCTCAACCTCGTATTTTTTAAGCGTGTGCGCTCGAAAATAAAGTTCTGGCAGATGATTGGCCGGGGAACCAGGCTTTGTCCCAATCTCTTTGGTGAAAATCAGGATAAGACGTATTTTCTGATTTTTGATTACTTGGGGAACTTTGAATTTTTCCGAACCAATAAAGATGGCTTAATTGGAAGCGAGTCGCCAAGCCTTTCCGAAGTGATCTTTGCAAAAAGAATTCGCTTGATCCATCTTCTCCAACAATCTGCCTTTATCGATGCACCTTACCAGGAAATCCGAAACAGCCTGATTCAGACCGTGTTAAATCAAATTAACGCACTGAATCCGGAATTGGTGTCTGTAAAATTACAGCTCCAATACGTGGAGAAATATAAACAGCAAGAGGCTTTTATCTGTCTGTCTGATCGTGATAAGCATGATCTTACCCAATATTTGGCCCCAATTGTTTATCTGGATGATTTAGACGAATATGCTAAACGCTTTGACAACTTAATATATGGGCTCATGATTGCTCAGATCGAAGGTCTGGGACAGTTTCAAAAGGGTAAAAAAGAGCTCATTATTATTTGTATTAAGTTAGGTAAGCGAATGACGATTGCCCAGATCAAAGAGAAAGTCGAACTCATCCATACCACTACCACCGACGAATTCTGGGAAACATCCGATAGCGTCAACTTTGAAAAGGTGAGAGTGGAGCTTCGCGATTTAATCAAGTTTCTGTTTGATGATGGCCCCAATAAGAACCCCATCTATACGAATCTCAAGGATGATATCCTGATGGTCAAAGAAGGAGATCCCTTAGGCCCGGCCTATGATTTTAAAGACTATAAGCTCAAGGTGAACCGCTATATTGAGCAGCACAAAGACCATATTGCTATATATAAATTAAGGAATAATATCCAACTGACAACCAAAGATTACCAAAGCTTAGAACATATCTTGACCGGTGAACTGGGCACGGCTGAGGATTATAAGAGGGAATACCAAGATACTCCGTTTGGCTTGCTGGTCCGAAAAATCGCCAAGATGGAGTATGAAGCTGCAGTTGCTGCCTTTTCTGAATTCATTAATGACCAGTCTTTAAACCATTCCCAGACTGTCTTTGTTAAAAAGATCGTGAATCACATTGTACAAAACGGTTATATTGATAGTGTATCGGAACTGATGAAACCGCCTTTTGACAAACCACAGAGTTTTATCAAACTTTTTGATGGTGCTAAGCAAAAGCGAATTGTAGAAGCGGTTACATCGATTAAGGATAACGCAGTGAAGGTAATAGGTTAG
- a CDS encoding restriction endonuclease subunit S: MSKWEMVKLGDIFKITSGGTPLKSKPEYYENGIIPWVRTGDLKEKYILKVEGVITEEGLKNSSAKIFPINTVLVAMYGATIGACSILAIKASTNQACAAFFPNDKVDSSYLYYFLNSKRNDFIKMGVGGAQPNISAAILKAVELPLPPLETQKQIAKTLETASELLSMRKQQLAELDGLIKSVFYDMFGDPVTNEKGWIQKFLYELLDEIKYGTSTPPIFSDYGYCFIRATNIKFGRIIEEDMKSISENEAKKISKCKLKAGDIIIVRSGVNTGDTCVIDGKFIGQYAGYDLILTLNSKLLNPIYFNELINTKFLELVVKPLTRRAAQPHLNAEQTKNLSIILPPLTLQTQFASIVTKIEEQKALVKKVIDETQYLLDSLMSQYFD; encoded by the coding sequence GTGAGTAAGTGGGAAATGGTAAAGCTTGGGGATATTTTTAAAATAACTTCTGGAGGGACACCACTTAAAAGTAAGCCTGAGTATTATGAAAATGGAATTATTCCATGGGTACGAACAGGCGATCTGAAAGAAAAATATATTTTAAAAGTTGAAGGTGTCATAACAGAAGAGGGACTAAAAAATAGTTCAGCAAAAATATTTCCAATAAATACAGTGCTAGTTGCAATGTATGGTGCAACAATTGGCGCTTGTTCAATTCTAGCCATCAAAGCATCTACGAATCAGGCATGCGCTGCTTTTTTTCCAAATGATAAAGTTGATAGTTCCTATTTATACTATTTTCTAAATAGTAAACGAAATGACTTTATAAAAATGGGAGTTGGTGGTGCACAACCTAATATTTCTGCTGCAATTTTAAAAGCTGTAGAACTCCCTCTCCCACCCCTCGAAACCCAAAAGCAAATCGCCAAAACTTTAGAAACCGCTTCAGAGCTGCTTAGCATGCGCAAACAGCAGCTTGCAGAGTTGGATGGGCTTATCAAGTCAGTCTTTTATGATATGTTTGGGGATCCTGTGACGAATGAGAAGGGGTGGATACAAAAATTTTTATATGAATTACTGGATGAAATCAAGTATGGAACTAGCACGCCTCCGATATTTTCAGATTATGGATATTGCTTTATAAGGGCAACAAACATTAAGTTTGGCAGAATCATAGAGGAAGATATGAAGTCTATATCAGAAAATGAAGCAAAAAAAATAAGTAAGTGTAAGCTAAAAGCTGGAGATATAATTATAGTTAGAAGTGGAGTAAATACGGGTGATACTTGTGTTATTGATGGGAAATTTATTGGGCAATATGCAGGGTATGACTTGATATTGACACTAAATTCCAAGTTGTTAAATCCGATATATTTCAACGAGTTGATTAATACTAAATTTCTGGAATTGGTTGTAAAGCCTTTAACAAGAAGAGCAGCTCAACCACACTTAAATGCAGAACAGACAAAAAATCTATCAATAATACTTCCACCACTTACTCTCCAAACTCAATTCGCCTCCATCGTCACCAAAATCGAAGAACAAAAAGCCCTTGTCAAAAAAGTCATCGACGAAACCCAATACCTCTTAGACAGCCTAATGAGCCAGTATTTTGATTAA
- a CDS encoding class I SAM-dependent DNA methyltransferase, whose amino-acid sequence MLTGNIRNKVDKIWTDMWAGGITNPLTVIEQLTYLMFIRSLDEKELEIESAENLSGESLKKIFPQTDEGQDMRWSKFKTKDSRIIYDIVGTKVFPFIKTMNGESQSAFSRYMQDAMFLIPTPQVLQKIITGLDELYEHDIKDLDMQGDVYEYMLGKLSQAGTNGQFRTPKQIRDMMVRLLAPTPDDKICDPACGTAGFLVSCAEYIRENFEAEMSSEQWKHFGGDMFTGFDTDRTMLRLSAMNLMLHSITQPHIDYVDSVSKQNSIASAYDIVLANPPFTGTVDEESINDNLKAVCSTKKTELLFVALFLRMLRKGGRCSCIVPDGVLFGSTKAHKALRMELVENHQLQAVISMPSGVFKPYAGVSTAVLVFTKTGAGGTEKVWFYDMKADGYSLDDKRTPVEANDIPDILARYHNLEGEVDRKPTEQSFFVEKSAIAANDYDLSINRYKEVVYEKVEYDAPDVIMARLDELTMDISSKMEELRGLIGE is encoded by the coding sequence ATGTTAACAGGAAATATTCGCAACAAGGTGGACAAGATCTGGACCGATATGTGGGCCGGAGGAATAACTAATCCTCTAACCGTTATTGAACAACTTACGTATTTAATGTTTATCCGTTCGTTAGACGAAAAGGAATTGGAAATAGAAAGCGCGGAAAATCTAAGTGGTGAATCTCTAAAGAAGATCTTCCCTCAGACTGATGAAGGGCAGGATATGCGCTGGAGCAAATTTAAAACCAAGGATTCACGGATCATTTATGACATTGTCGGGACGAAGGTATTTCCGTTTATAAAAACGATGAATGGGGAAAGCCAATCTGCCTTTTCGCGTTATATGCAGGATGCTATGTTCTTAATTCCGACCCCTCAGGTATTGCAGAAGATTATTACCGGCCTGGATGAACTTTATGAACACGATATTAAGGATCTGGACATGCAGGGCGATGTTTATGAGTATATGCTCGGTAAGCTTTCTCAGGCTGGTACCAATGGTCAGTTCAGGACACCCAAACAGATCCGGGATATGATGGTCCGGCTCTTAGCCCCAACTCCGGACGATAAAATCTGTGACCCTGCCTGTGGGACGGCAGGTTTTCTCGTATCATGCGCCGAGTACATCCGGGAAAATTTTGAGGCTGAAATGAGCAGTGAACAATGGAAGCATTTCGGCGGGGATATGTTTACCGGCTTTGATACGGATCGGACCATGCTGCGCCTCTCTGCGATGAACCTGATGCTGCACTCGATTACTCAACCACATATTGATTATGTAGACAGCGTTTCCAAGCAGAACAGTATTGCTTCTGCCTATGATATCGTCCTGGCGAATCCGCCTTTTACCGGAACAGTCGATGAAGAGAGCATAAATGATAACCTCAAAGCGGTCTGCAGCACCAAGAAGACAGAGCTGCTTTTTGTGGCCTTATTTTTACGGATGTTACGCAAAGGCGGTCGTTGCTCCTGTATTGTTCCCGATGGGGTATTATTCGGAAGCACGAAGGCCCATAAAGCATTACGAATGGAACTGGTTGAAAATCATCAGCTTCAGGCGGTTATTTCTATGCCGAGCGGTGTATTTAAACCCTATGCCGGAGTGAGCACCGCTGTTCTGGTCTTTACGAAGACCGGGGCAGGGGGAACGGAAAAGGTTTGGTTCTATGATATGAAAGCAGACGGTTACTCCTTAGACGATAAGCGAACACCGGTAGAAGCCAATGATATTCCGGATATCCTAGCACGTTACCATAACCTTGAAGGGGAGGTAGATCGGAAACCTACGGAGCAGAGCTTTTTTGTGGAGAAGTCTGCGATAGCAGCAAATGATTATGATTTGTCCATCAACCGTTATAAAGAGGTTGTTTATGAAAAAGTAGAATATGATGCGCCGGACGTTATTATGGCGCGGTTGGATGAGCTTACCATGGATATTTCTTCTAAGATGGAGGAATTGAGGGGGCTTATTGGTGAGTAA
- a CDS encoding DUF429 domain-containing protein, translating to MRVWRKRLVESHPELCFAKLNKNQPIIENKRTKEGEQKRLDVLQRYYPEARRVVEKILADVPYRKKTMM from the coding sequence ATTCGCGTTTGGAGGAAGAGACTGGTGGAAAGTCATCCGGAGCTCTGTTTTGCCAAACTTAACAAAAATCAGCCGATTATCGAAAACAAACGGACGAAGGAAGGCGAACAAAAACGGCTTGACGTCTTACAGCGATATTATCCCGAGGCCAGGCGCGTTGTCGAAAAAATTTTAGCCGATGTGCCTTATCGCAAGAAAACGATGATGTGA
- a CDS encoding P-loop NTPase fold protein, translated as MNTIDELLYYCREIEPVGALLLTGEWGCGKTYLIEHELKDALKDEAVVLRVTLFGISSPEEIHNAVKNAWIQEYCKVKGIDGVTKKVAEVKEIIKKLAFLPEKVRGIASTDVTAFFPFSKKMEDKSVILVFDDLERCRMSSVDVLGIINDYCENQKYHTIIVANQEKIITKQESTQITAEIQFVSSKKSKVESNEKKATLTINMPPQMEQGEISYTEIKEKIIQRTVQYLPDYPEIVHAIIKGMKYKDSEYNAFVERCEEGLLELFAPDRNTFGYGGKQTEKGMEQPWRRTHNIRSLKCAISDFYRVYSILYDNEFEDIADWFYSFAAYVISYKADIAKDGHYGTLFSDGEVRKLYPVFQEQYMFSAVKQWILHGVWNGDAISHEIEIIKKRKEAQKPCEIIKVNRIMDVDEEIIDKGFGDFLNSAYEGSLTLDDYVLFIENSSWARYYGYSFPVEIDWDKVQGGVGKRIESLKEVLPEGQILFHVIRDDNKEHFTDEEWGTYKLISDFALSDGLMFFKNRKLYIGKMKEFASSSFVIIQNKRFNIFDEEMAIVTAQAFAQDNNTGKKLFVHYFKDMWKCNIESSDIQIEESLKGFSKLRDLLKEQIQDSQMKKKTFAVLHTEGFIQAVEELIASKCTEKDQELSNR; from the coding sequence ATGAACACAATAGATGAATTATTATACTATTGCAGAGAAATCGAGCCTGTAGGTGCTTTACTACTAACTGGAGAATGGGGATGTGGAAAAACATATCTTATAGAGCATGAATTAAAAGATGCGCTTAAGGATGAGGCAGTAGTTCTTCGAGTAACATTGTTTGGCATATCTTCACCTGAAGAAATACATAATGCTGTTAAGAATGCATGGATACAAGAATATTGCAAAGTTAAGGGTATTGATGGAGTTACTAAAAAAGTTGCTGAGGTTAAAGAGATCATTAAAAAATTGGCATTTCTTCCGGAAAAGGTTAGGGGTATCGCTTCTACAGATGTGACTGCTTTCTTCCCATTTAGCAAGAAAATGGAAGACAAATCAGTAATACTTGTTTTTGATGATTTAGAACGTTGTCGAATGAGTAGTGTAGACGTGTTGGGCATTATTAATGATTATTGCGAAAATCAAAAGTATCACACGATCATTGTTGCAAATCAAGAGAAGATTATAACTAAACAGGAATCAACTCAAATAACTGCCGAAATACAGTTTGTTTCTTCTAAAAAAAGCAAAGTCGAGTCAAATGAGAAAAAAGCCACTTTGACAATCAATATGCCCCCTCAAATGGAACAGGGAGAGATTTCATACACAGAAATCAAGGAAAAAATCATTCAGAGAACTGTGCAATATTTGCCGGATTACCCTGAAATAGTACATGCCATTATTAAAGGTATGAAATATAAGGACAGTGAATATAACGCATTCGTGGAAAGGTGTGAAGAAGGTCTATTAGAATTATTTGCACCTGATAGAAATACTTTTGGATATGGCGGAAAGCAGACTGAAAAAGGAATGGAGCAACCCTGGAGAAGAACCCATAACATCAGAAGTTTAAAATGTGCAATAAGTGATTTTTATCGTGTATATAGTATATTGTATGATAATGAATTTGAAGATATTGCTGACTGGTTTTATAGTTTTGCAGCATATGTGATTTCATATAAAGCAGATATTGCTAAAGACGGTCATTACGGTACTCTTTTTTCTGATGGAGAAGTGCGTAAGCTATACCCAGTTTTTCAAGAACAATATATGTTTAGTGCTGTAAAACAATGGATACTTCATGGTGTTTGGAATGGGGATGCTATATCGCACGAGATTGAAATCATAAAGAAACGCAAAGAAGCCCAAAAGCCATGTGAGATTATAAAAGTTAATCGGATAATGGATGTTGACGAAGAGATAATCGATAAGGGCTTTGGAGATTTTCTTAATAGCGCATATGAGGGTAGCTTGACTTTAGATGACTATGTTCTTTTTATTGAGAATAGCAGTTGGGCAAGATACTACGGATACTCCTTTCCTGTAGAGATAGATTGGGATAAAGTTCAGGGAGGAGTCGGTAAGCGCATAGAGAGCCTTAAAGAGGTATTGCCAGAAGGCCAAATATTATTTCATGTTATTAGAGATGACAATAAGGAACATTTTACTGATGAAGAATGGGGTACATATAAGCTTATTTCTGATTTTGCGCTTAGTGATGGATTGATGTTTTTCAAGAATAGAAAACTATACATTGGAAAAATGAAAGAGTTTGCATCTTCATCTTTCGTTATCATTCAAAATAAAAGGTTTAATATATTTGATGAAGAAATGGCTATAGTTACAGCGCAAGCGTTTGCTCAGGATAATAATACTGGAAAGAAGCTGTTTGTTCACTATTTTAAAGATATGTGGAAATGTAATATTGAATCATCAGATATTCAGATTGAAGAGAGTCTGAAAGGATTTTCTAAACTAAGGGATTTATTAAAAGAACAGATTCAAGATTCTCAAATGAAGAAAAAAACTTTTGCAGTGTTGCATACAGAAGGATTTATTCAAGCAGTTGAGGAATTGATTGCATCTAAATGCACGGAAAAAGATCAAGAGCTGTCAAATAGATAA
- a CDS encoding DEAD/DEAH box helicase: MSESFKFVTPKKIKIIEKDPESIFHELQIPSVKGLWSQQADILRDYYSNNRDKENIALELPTGTGKTLVGLLIAEYRRRCKENRVLYLCPTRQLANQVFIKAKEYGISACLLIGPQAHYSESDYGNYLRGRAIAITTYSAIFNTNPRLDDANTIIFDDAHSAENYISSLWTLNIKRKDNKNLFENIIKLFEDDISDYHYNRIMHDDYDHYIPIYDLIPYPKFLFKKVDLISLIEANVEDCGNAKYAWSMICNNIEACQMFFSWGEINIRPLIPPTLTHYAFKNASQRVFMSATLGDGGELERITGIRELKKIPIPKGWEKYSNGRRLILFPNLKFTSNQAILIAINAISKQKKALVLCPDNSRAQVFKDLVNAALPEYQILESRDIEDSLETFLHNEKVVLILTNRYDGIDLSGDICRLLIIFGMPQATNLQEGFLWNRLGANSILNELVKTRITQALGRCTRSSDDFANVLMIDPDLVKFCAKKENIEAFHSEIQAEIEFGLTNSEKMDSAEQMVDFMYNFINNKEYFSAINDAINGIRDEYDKVVRKETIKLTSSVSNEVDFTYALWKNELERALEKAKAIIDSLSGGKEIAGYRAWWFYLAGNCAYLANGKINIDERLAREYYTSALSISSAMTWLTNLVSHVPTKDDLLKSDRYLAIQAENIENIVSELGILGVKFEKQMTEFLESLNNDDAKIFEKGLELLGKYLGFDSTKPKGDGTPDGIWQLDNIIYGFEAKTEEKKDAPISIDNCRQASGHINWIKEKRDIKSDTQITVIIISPKDKIHEDAIPQSRDLFHKNVEEIRLLGSLTTQLLRKIRSLLVKDHGSTLFSREQICLILTEERLSYQDIGQKLTDNPLSEIKASK, from the coding sequence ATGAGTGAATCGTTTAAATTTGTTACACCCAAAAAAATAAAAATAATTGAAAAAGATCCAGAATCTATATTTCATGAATTACAAATACCAAGTGTAAAAGGGCTTTGGTCTCAACAAGCTGATATTTTAAGAGATTATTATTCCAATAATCGCGATAAAGAAAATATAGCTCTTGAGTTGCCAACAGGTACAGGAAAGACATTAGTTGGATTATTAATCGCCGAGTATAGAAGAAGGTGCAAAGAAAATAGAGTACTATACCTATGCCCAACAAGACAGTTGGCGAATCAAGTTTTTATTAAAGCTAAGGAATATGGAATATCTGCATGTTTACTGATAGGACCACAGGCACATTACTCTGAAAGTGATTATGGTAATTATTTAAGAGGAAGAGCAATAGCTATAACAACTTATAGTGCAATTTTTAATACAAACCCAAGATTGGATGATGCTAATACAATTATCTTCGATGATGCACATTCAGCAGAAAATTATATTTCTTCATTATGGACTTTAAATATTAAACGAAAGGACAATAAAAACTTATTTGAGAACATAATTAAACTATTTGAAGATGATATTTCAGATTATCATTATAATCGGATTATGCATGATGATTACGACCATTACATCCCTATCTACGATCTAATTCCTTATCCTAAGTTTTTGTTTAAAAAAGTTGACCTCATCTCTTTGATAGAAGCAAACGTAGAAGATTGTGGGAATGCTAAATATGCTTGGTCTATGATCTGTAATAACATCGAAGCTTGTCAAATGTTTTTCTCCTGGGGAGAGATTAATATCCGCCCATTAATACCTCCTACGTTAACACATTATGCTTTTAAAAATGCTTCCCAAAGAGTATTTATGTCAGCAACACTTGGAGATGGAGGTGAACTTGAGCGAATTACAGGAATAAGGGAGCTTAAAAAAATACCTATTCCAAAAGGATGGGAAAAATACAGTAATGGAAGAAGACTCATCCTATTTCCTAATTTAAAATTTACTTCAAATCAAGCAATTCTTATTGCTATTAATGCAATATCAAAACAAAAAAAGGCATTAGTATTATGTCCTGATAATAGCAGAGCCCAAGTTTTTAAAGATTTAGTTAATGCAGCCTTACCAGAATATCAGATATTGGAATCAAGGGACATTGAAGACAGTTTAGAAACTTTTTTACATAACGAAAAAGTAGTTTTAATATTAACCAATAGATACGATGGTATAGACTTATCAGGAGATATTTGCCGATTACTTATTATATTTGGGATGCCTCAAGCGACAAACCTTCAAGAAGGATTTTTATGGAATAGGTTGGGGGCAAATTCCATTTTAAATGAATTAGTTAAGACTCGCATTACTCAGGCATTAGGTAGATGTACAAGATCGAGCGATGATTTTGCTAATGTCCTGATGATAGATCCTGACCTTGTTAAATTTTGTGCAAAAAAGGAAAATATTGAAGCCTTTCATTCGGAGATTCAAGCAGAAATTGAATTTGGTTTAACTAATTCTGAAAAAATGGATTCAGCTGAACAAATGGTTGATTTTATGTATAACTTTATAAATAATAAGGAATATTTCTCGGCTATTAATGATGCAATTAATGGTATAAGAGATGAATACGATAAAGTAGTGAGAAAAGAAACCATTAAATTAACATCAAGTGTTAGTAATGAAGTCGATTTTACATATGCACTCTGGAAAAATGAATTAGAAAGAGCTCTTGAAAAGGCCAAAGCTATAATTGATTCATTAAGTGGAGGCAAAGAAATCGCCGGATACCGGGCATGGTGGTTTTATTTAGCTGGAAATTGTGCTTATCTTGCTAATGGTAAAATTAATATTGATGAAAGGTTAGCGAGGGAATATTATACCTCTGCGCTTAGTATTTCTAGTGCAATGACATGGTTGACAAACCTAGTAAGCCACGTTCCAACTAAAGACGATTTACTAAAGTCAGATCGTTATTTAGCTATTCAAGCAGAGAATATTGAAAATATAGTTTCCGAGCTCGGAATACTGGGCGTAAAATTTGAGAAGCAAATGACAGAATTTCTGGAATCGCTAAATAATGATGATGCTAAAATTTTTGAAAAAGGATTAGAATTGTTAGGAAAATACCTCGGATTTGACTCAACTAAGCCTAAAGGGGATGGGACTCCTGACGGGATTTGGCAACTAGATAATATAATTTATGGATTTGAAGCAAAAACTGAAGAAAAAAAGGATGCCCCGATTTCTATAGATAATTGTCGTCAGGCATCTGGTCATATTAATTGGATTAAAGAAAAGAGAGATATCAAAAGTGACACACAAATTACTGTAATTATTATTAGTCCTAAAGATAAGATACACGAAGATGCCATACCACAATCTAGAGATCTTTTTCATAAAAATGTTGAAGAAATACGTCTATTAGGATCACTAACTACACAACTTTTAAGAAAAATAAGAAGTCTACTAGTAAAAGACCATGGTTCCACTCTGTTTTCCAGGGAACAAATTTGTTTAATTTTAACTGAGGAAAGACTATCCTATCAGGATATAGGGCAGAAACTAACGGACAATCCTTTAAGTGAAATAAAAGCTTCAAAATAA